GAATCAGGTGTTCATCGTTTGTCTGTTCCGCAGCCAGGCAGCGAAGTATTACCGGCAGCTGTACATTTTGCTGTATCAGGGTCATGAATGCCCTGCGTATTTCAGGCATTGCATGCTGATTTGATGAATGCAGGCAAAGCACTACAGGTTTGCCATTGTTCAATTGCAGGAGCAGTTCTTCTGTCATTTCAACACCGGTATTGATGTCTACAAAGTTTAAAATAGCAGAAGTATTTTTTGCCTGTAAAAACTCTTCGGCAGAGAAGAGCGGCATGTATTTTTCCTTGTCTTCAGCAGTTTCCCAAAGGGTGTTGGGAACGATCACTTTCAGTGTGCCAGGCAATGCAAAGGAAAGTACCTCATGGCAGAACAGGTAGTCTGCTGCTGCATCGGCAATATTCCATTTGTCAGTATCTGCATCGTAATTATATCCGATGCCCTTCAGGTTTTCAGGTGTGATATTATTGACTGCGCTCAGGTCAGCTACTACTACCGGTACCTGCTTGCCACCTACATTATTGAAGGCGACAGATTCACGGCGTTTGTAATTGAAAGGAGAGTAAGGCACCTGCTCAACCGGAGGAATGGGGGCATGTTGCTGACGGTTAGCATAGCGCTTTATCAGGTCGCGGCATACAGGCAGTTCGAATTCCGGATCTTCTGTGAGAGAGACACGAATTGTATCGCCGATACCATCTTCCAGCAGGGTGCCGATACCAACGGCCGATTTGATACGGCCATCTTCACCATCACCAGCTTCCGTTACACCGAGGTGCAGTGGATAGCAATGACCAAGTTCATCCTGCATGGTTTGAATGAGCAGGCGGTAAGCCTGTACCATTACCTGCGGATTGCTGGCCTTCATACTTAGGATGATGTTGCGGTAGCTCAGGTCTTCTGCGATACGGAGAAATTCCATCGCGCTTTCCACCATCCCCATGGGAGTATCACCATAGCGACTCATGATACGATCGCTGAGGGAACCATGGTTTGTACCGATACGCATAGCGGTACCATATTCTTTACAGATGTTCACCAGAGGGGTGAATTGTTTGCGAATACGGTCTGTTTCAGCCATGTATTCACTGTCTGTATAGTTGATGGTCTCAAATTTCTTTTTATCTACAAAGTTGCCGGGGTTGATACGCACTTTTTCCACAATGCGGGCTGCTACTTCAGCAGCATTGGGAGTGAAGTGGATATCGGCCACAAGGGGGGTATGATAGCCTCTTTTACGCAGTTCGTTTTTAATGGGCAGCAGGTTTTCTGCTTCTTTTTTGCTGGGCGCAGTGATACGCACCAGTTCGGAGCCCGCTTCGATACAACGAATGGCCTGTTCTACAGTAGCCAGGGTATTCATTGTATCTGTAGTCGTCATGGTCTGGATACGCACAGGGTTAAAATTCCCTATCAACAAATCTCCTACCTTAACTTCAAGCGTAGCCAACCTTTTATACTCCGTCAGTGAATTACAATATAACTGCATAGTTCGAAAAAATATCCAGGACAAAGGTAACAAAAAGCATCACGTGGGATGTTAAATCACCAATCCTTATCAACTGGCACAATCTGTCCTTTGGCTTTTTTCATTTTGTCCTGCAGTTTCTTCTCCTCCTGACCTAAAGCCTGCAGGTATCGTTCTGCTTCCTGCTTGTCCAGTTTGCTGGGTTGCGGTTGCGGTTTTTCATCCTGCTGATCTTTATTCTGGTCTTTGTTCTGATCTTTTTTGTCTTTATTCTGCTGGTCTTTATTATCCTTGTTCTGTTGATCTTTGTTCTGCTCCTTTTTATCCTGGCTATCCTTATTGTCTTTGTTCTGATCTTTCTTGTCTTGTTTCTTGTCCTTGTTTTGCTGGTCTTTGTTATTCTTGTTATCGCCGCCGCCCTGGTTTTGTTTTTTCAGCATGGCCTGGGCATAGGCAAGGTTGTAACGCGCCTGTTCATCGGACGGGTTCATCTTCAGGGCTTCTTTATAAGCCTTAATGCTTTCTTCCCATTTCTTTCCTTCCATAAAGGTGTTCCCGATGTTGTAGCTGGCATCCGCTTTCTGTGCTTTGTTTGGCGCCATCTTGAAGCTGTTCAGGTATTGAGCGCGGGCATCGTCGTAGCGTTTTTGCTCGTACATGGAGTTACCCAGGTTATACCTGCCTTCAACAGATGCCTGGTTTACATCCAGGGCTTTCTTATAGTTGGCTTCAGCATCGGTATATTGCTTTTTTTCATACAGTTCATTGCCTTTACGGATGTACTTATTACCATTCTGAGCGAAGGAATAGCTACAAATGCAGAGGAACATGCCAGTCAGCAACAGGTGATATGTCAGGTTATTTTTTCTCATGGTTTTTCTGTAGCAGTGACAACATTAGCGCGGGTGCTGCGCTTAATTTCCGGAATAAAAAACTCAGCTACCAGCAGTATTAAGCTAATAACGAGAAAATATTGGAAATAGCTGTTGTAGTCTGTAAAAATATTCTCTCCGAACTCTTTCTGTTCCATGCTATCTATTCTATGGATCAGTGAATTCACTACCTCTTCAGTATTATTATCCAGGTGTTCGTATATGCCTTTACCTGCGGCAGCGATGCGTTTCAGCTCCTCTTCATTCAGTTTGGAGATAACGGTATTGCCATCTTTATCTTTTTTGTACGTGCCGGTTTCAGGATCGGGTAATGGAGATCCGGTAGTAGAACCAATGCCAATAGTATTGATTACCACACCTGCATCGAAAGCTGCATTTGCTTTAGAAACAGCGGCTTCGTCATGATCTTCCCCATCGGAGATAATGATGAGTGATTTGTGTTTACGTTCCTTTTTATTAAAGGCGTCATCACTTACCTGAATAGCCTGACCGATAGCGGTACCCTGGGTAGGGATCATATCCGGACTTACGGTGCTCAGGTACATTTTGGCGGCTGAGTAATCGATGGTCAGGGGCATTTGGAGGTAAGCATTACCAGCAAATACAACCAGGCCGACGCGGTCGTTATCCAGTTTATCAACCAGTTTGGAAATTAATTGTTTGGCGCGGGTAAGGCGGTCGGGTTTTACATCACCGGCCAGCATACTCTTACTTACGTCCAGCGCAATGACTACATCCACCCCTTTGCGGGTAATTTTTTCCATTCGACTTCCTTTCTGGATGTTGGCCAATCCCAAAACGCCGAAGAAGAAGGCCAGGAAAATGAGCAAGAAGCGGAATGCAAAACGCCGGCGGGAGTAGCCGGTAAATAACTTCTCTACCAGAACAGGGTCACCCAGTTTGCGGATTGAGCTGCGCTTCCACCAGGAGATGCTGATGAATGCCAGTTGCAAAACCAGCAGCAGTGCTAAGGCCCATAAATATTCGCTATGCTGAAAACGTAACATCATAGGGATCAAATATAATTTTTTTAGTACGTTTTACACTATTAGGAGGTAAGGATTTAGGAGATTTTTAACGTAGACAGGGAATAAGGGAAGATAGTTGACGAAGGCAAATAGTTGATTGACAGAGTCAAATGATTTTTTTAGGTATAAAAAAGGCCGTTTTTAGCGGCCCTTTTCATAATTATTTATTTGTGTCCTTCCATATAACCGGCATCCTGGAGAATACTTTTTGTGATATTCATTCTCACTTTTTCCATGTCAATGTTCGAATTATCTGTTTCGAGATTGAGTGTAAAGAAGGCAGGATGTCCGTTTTCTTCGATCCAGCCTACCATCCAGCCAATTTGTTTTTTGCCTTCCTGGCCCCAGCCGGTTTTGTAGCTCAGTTCGTACTTAGGTGTTTTTTCCATCAGCATCACAGCACGTGTCCATTGCATGGTCAGCTTATGAAAAGGCAGCTCGTCGAAGTACAGTTTCTTTACAAAGCCCAGTTCCTCATCGGGGGAAATGCGGAGGCTATTGTCCAGCCAGAAGGTGTCAATACGGCTTATTTTCATATTGCCATATTTTACGGTATCCAGCCAGTGTTGCATCACAGGTTGGGTAATACGGCGGGCCACTTCCTGAAAGTAAGGAACAGCTGATAGGTGGAAAGCCTGTTGCAGGCTCAGGTCACGGTCCCATACAGAATCAGCGCCTTCGTGGCGTACGCCATTCCAGGGAATGACAGTAGCAGTATCCTTGATAGCACCGGTTTCCAGGCCTACGAGGGTATTGAAGATCTTGAAGGTGGAAGCCGGCAGGAAGCGTTCTTTAGCGCGGTCGATATTGTATACTTTAAAAGAGCCTTGTCCGTTGTCAAACAACATAAAGGTGCCTTCTACCTTATTATCGGTAAAGTACTTTTCCCATTCTTTCTGAATATGTACGTTGTTCGGTGCGCAGGCATTCACCAGGATCGCCATCAGCAGTAGCAGCCAAGCGGTTTGTTTCATCATAGCAACATTTTGATCCTGCAAAAGTAATATATAAAAGGTAGAAGCCCACCTGAGGGGCGGGCTTCTGAATTATTTAATCACACCTAATTCCTTTCCTACCTTGGTGAAGGCGGCAATTGCCTTGTCCAGGTGGGCTTGTTCGTGTGCGGCACTGAGCTGGACGCGGATACGTGCCTGCCCTTTTGCCACTACCGGGAAGAAGAAGCCGATGACATAGATGCCTTCTTTTAGCAGTTTTTCGGCAAACTGCTGGCTGAGTACGGCATCATACAACATTACAGGTACGATTGGGTGATCGCCTGGGCGGATGTCGAAACCGGCCTCTGTCATTTTGGTGCGGAAGTATTTGGTGTTGTATTCCAGTTTATCACGGAGTTCGGTTGTAGAACTCAGCATATCCAGTACGGCGATGGAAGCGCCTACGATGCTGGGAGCAACGGAGTTGGAGAAGAGGTATGGACGGCTACGCTGACGGAGCATGTCGATGATCTCTTTTTTACCGCTAGTGAAACCACCGGAGGCACCACCCAATGCTTTACCAAGGGTACCAGTGATGATATCGATACGGCCCATTACATTTCTGTATTCGTGGGTACCGCGGCCGGTTTTGCCCAGGAAGCCGGAAGAGTGGCTTTCGTCGATCATCACGATGGCATCATATTTATCTGCCAGGTCACAGATCTTATCGAGCTGGGCAATGGTGCCGTCCATGCTGAAAGAGCCATCTGTGACAATGATACGGCTGCGAAGGCCGGCAGTTTCCTGTAGTTTAGCCTCGAGGTCAGCCATATTATTATGTTCATAGCGGTAACGCTGTGCTTTACACAGACGAACGCCATCTATAATAGAAGCGTGGTTGAGGGCGTCGGAGATGATAGCATCCTGCTCGTTGAACAGGGGTTCGAATACACCACCGTTAGCATCAAAAGCTGCAACGTATAAGATAGTTTCTTCTGTACCAAGGAATTGTGCGAGTTTTTGCTCTAATTCCCGATGAATATCCTGGGTGCCACATATAAAGCGCACGCTGCTCATTCCATATCCATGTGTATCGATCGCATCTTTTGCAGCCTGTACCACCCGGGGGTTACTGGAAAGGCCGAGGTAGTTATTGGCGCAAAAGTTGAGGACAATATTGCCACCTACCTGGATTTCTGCACCTTGTTCAGAGGTGATGATCCTTTCGTTTTTAAAAAGGCCAGCAGTTTGGATCTCATTTAGTTCCTCCTGCAGGCGGGCAATGAATTTTTCGTTCATAGTAGCAGATTTTGTAACCGGGTTCAAAGTTATGGCAATAAATGTATTACGATTCGAGGACCTGGGGCGCGAATTCTGGAAGTTCTATAAAAAGTTTGACGGGGCTGTAACATTTGGTTGATGCTCTGCGTCATAATAATGTCTGCACCCTGATCCTGTTAACCCAGGAGTAATGATCCGGACTGTATATTTCCGCGCTGTATGTAGTGAAAGATGGCTTAAGCGCCCGTGGGAATTGCTGCCATCCGGAGAAAGCGGGGAAATATAGCAGAAAATTATGGTACGTAGTTGGGCACGACAAGAGGAAGAGATTGCGTTAAAAGTAATTGTCGGACATTAGCACTAAAATCCTGCAACACCTGGATGACGGAAAAGGAGTACAACAAATGCGTGGATCTGTACGCGGATAATCTCTTCCGGTTTATAGTAAAGAATCTAGACCATACAGAGGATGCGAAGGACGTGGTACAGAATGCGTTTGAAATATTGTGGAAACATTGTATAGATGTGCCTTTTGAAAAGGCTAAGTCATATCTCTTTACAGTAGCTTACCACAATATGATCGACCATGTCCGTAAGATAAAGCGGATAACCCTGGTAGATGAGTTCAAGGAAGAGACGAGGATCAGCGGGCAGAAAGTGAATGACGCCAGGAAAGTATTGGAGAAAGCACTGGATAAGCTGACGGATGTACAGCGGTCCCTGATCCTATTAAAGGACTATGAGGGATACAGCTACGAAGAGATCGGAGAGATTATGCAGCTAAACCCCTCCCAGGTAAAAGTATACCTGCATAGGGCGAGGTTACATCTGAAGCAGTATCTTGGGAAAATTGAAAATGTAATTTGATTTGATTATTTATTATTTATCAGATTTTGGCGATAAATATTGACATATCTAACTATGAGGAGTACCTGCTGAGTGCCGTGGACGGTGAACTAAATGAGGACGAGCAGGCCGCGCTGGAGGTTTTCCTTCAGCAGCACCCAAAATACAGGCAGGAATTACTCCTGCTGCAATCGGCGCGTTTAGTACCGGATAACAAAGTGTACTTTGATGGGAAAGAAATGTTGTACAGGCAGTCGGACGCCAACACACTTTCTGCCGGAAACTACGAAGGCTTATTGCTGGAGTATATAGATAATGAACTCAATAAGGATGATCAACAAAGGGTTGAAGCACTTGCTCAGCAACATCCACACATCAGCCGGGAGTTACACCTGCTGGAGGCATCCAGGCTGAAACCGGATATGACCGTCAGATTCCCGGATAAGTCAAGGCTTTACAGGAATACGACACATGTACGTGCTATCTGGTGGTGGGCTGCCGCAGCTGCGATAGTGGCAGGAGTAGCGGTTGTAACCATTCCTCCGCCTTACACGGATAAACATGGAACAGAGCTGGCTGTGCACCAACAGGAAAAGCAGCAACAGCAGCCAACTGTTTCAACACCTATTCCTCAGCTATCAGTGAAAGAGAAGCAGCCAGTCAATAATAATACGCCGAAGATCGCAGGTACCCAGCCTGTGGCAGCTCAGCATACAACGCCTATGCCATCAGCTGTTCAACAAGCTCATGCCACACCTGTTACTACCAATCAGGAAGACAGTCATCCGGCTTCTGTAGCTTTGAACAAGCTGCCTCAGCCTGAAAGCACGACCAGTGAGATTGTGCAGCAGCTGAAAGAACAGAAGGAACAGCAACAAATTGCGAATGCCGGAATAACCAATGAAACTGATAAAGCGCCAGTCATTGCAAAAACGGAAAACAATAATAAAGAAGATGCTATGAATACCCGGGTAACTGAAGCTTCCAGGCCCGTTCAAGGAGAACTTGTTGTGTCAGTGACAATGAGAGGAGATAGTAAAGTATTAAATGGAGTTGCAAACGTAGCGCGATTCTTTGCCAAAAAGAAAAAATAAGCAGGCAATGCTGTTGTCAGGACGGCAAATATCTTGATGTAAGAATTATTAATATGAAGTGTAAAGTATTACGCTGTTTAATTTTATTGCTTTTCATCTGCGCGGGTGTTCATGCCCAGACAGCCGATACCATCCAGGTGAAAGGATTGATTATTGTACAGGGAAAAGATGCCAAAGGCAAGCGCATCTTTAAAGTGTATAATGATACTGCATATGCACGTACTCAACTAAAACGCAATTTACAGACACGTTGGTTCGTTTTGGATCTGGGATATAACAACTATATAGACCGGAGTGATTATAACGGGGCGGCTGCGTACGCATTGTATGGTTCACCCAGCGATATATATTTTGATGAGCTGAATAAGTCATACACCTATTCCGCAGCCGGGTTGAATACCCTGGCACCCAGAACGGGGAGTTCACCACTCACACCATCAGAGTTTAAGCTGATTGCCGGTAAGTCGGTAAATGTCAATATCTGGTTGTTCCAGCAGCGGCTGAACATATACAGACATAAGCTGAACCTGATTTATTCGCTGGGGGTAGAAATGAACAACTACCGTTTTGCCCGTAATATTACTTATGTTCCTGGTTACCCTACTACTATTATGAGGGATACTGTGAGCTTTTCAAAGAATAAGCTGTTTGTAGAATATTTGAGTGTGCCTGTCATGTTGAATTATAACAGCAATCCAACCCGCCCTTCACGTGCTTTTAAAATGAGCATGGGGGTTATGGGAGGCTACCTTGTAAAAGCCCGTACAAAGCAGATCAGCAAGGAACGGGGAAAAGTAAAGAAAGTTGACGATTTTAACCTTAATAAATGGAGACTCAGTATTACCGGAGATGTGGGATATGGTCCTGTTAAGCTGTATGGCAACTTTGCATTGACGCCATTACATGATTACGGTCTTGAGCAATACCCATTTTCAGTAGGGTTACGCTTCAATGGTTTTTAAGTACTGAGGATCAAATATGTGTTAGTATGCGCTCATTCATTACGTTTATGTTTTGTACCGGGTTTATAATCTGGGCCCACTCATGTGATAAGAGAATAGTAGGAGTGAAAATCTATGGTCATGGGCCAGATTCGAATCCAGGTCAGGATGGTTTTGCTCAGAAAGAATCACATTCACCTTTACCAATCTTTATTGCAAATGCCGCTAACAGGCATTATGCTGACTCTATTCTGTTGCAAAAAAAATCTCTACATATTGAGATAGGGCAGGGAGCCCCCCGTCCGTTGCTCACCTTTATACTCCTTTTAACAATTTCCCCCTTGTAGGAAGTTGAACATTACCGTTATATTTGGTTTTTATTCAAAAACCAACAAATGAACCTCGTTAAAAAAACAATTTTTTTAATGCTGTTAGCCAGTTGCATTATCCAACTGGTTATTGCCCAGCAGAAGTATGAATGGAAGGAGGCCAAATCTGGCGGGTATACCTATAAGTATATCGCTAATGACCCCATGCAGGCCCGATTCTATACCTTGAAAAATGGTCTGACTGTAATTTTGAGCGTCAACAAAAAAGATCCTCGTATTCAGACCCTTATAGGCACAAGAGCAGGTAGTAACAATGACCCACATGATCATACTGGTCTTGCTCACTACCTGGAACACCTTCTTTTTAAAGGCACGGAGCAATTTGGTTCTCTGGACTGGGCTAAGGAAAAACCTTACCTGGACAAGATAGAAGGTCTTTATGATACCTACAATCATACAACCGATGCTATAGCCCGTAAAACTATCTATCATCAGATAGACAGCGTATCAGGTCTGGCTGCTAAATATGCCATTGCCAACGAGTATGATAAAATGATGACCGGTATGGGTGCACAGGGAACCAACGCGCATACCTGGGTTGAAGAGACCATTTATGAGGAAGACATTCCTTCCAATGCCATTGACAAATATCTTGCTGTACAGTCAGAACGTTTTAAAGATCCTGTATTCCGTCTCTTCCACACAGAACTGGAAGCTGTATATGAAGAAAAGAACAGAGGTCTGGATAATGATAGCCGTAAGTCTTATGAGCTGATGCTGTCTTCTCTGTTCCCTACCCATAACTATGGTCAGCAGAGCACCATCGGTACGGTGGAGCACCTGAAAAATCCTTCTCTGAAAGCGATCCGTCAGTTCTACAACTCTTACTATGTGCCTAACAATATGGCCATCGTAATGGCGGGTGATTTCAATCCTGATTATGTTATCAGGAAAATTGATGAAGACTTCGCTTACATGAAGTCTAAACCAGTTCCAGAATACAAAGCTCCTGTAGAAGCGCCTATCAAAGCGCCGATTGTGAAAGAAGTAGTAGGTCCTGATGCTGAAAATGTAATGATTGCATATCGTATGCCGGGTGCATTGGATACCAAATCCTCTGTACTGCTGGGTGTAATTTCTGAAATCATGAACAATGGTAAAGCGGGTCTGCTGGATCTGAATGTGAATAAGGCACAGAAAGTACTGAGCGCCAGCGCTGGTGTAATGGGCTGGAAGGACTATGCAGTGTTCCAACTGAGTGGTAAACCTAAGCAGGGTCAAACCCTGGATCAGGTAAAAGATCTGTTATTGGGTCAGCTGGAAATTCTGAAGAAAGGTCAGTTCGACGAAACTCTGGTAAAGGCGATTGTGAACAATGCCAAACTTTCTGAATTACAGGGTCTGGAAAACAATAACAACCGTGCTAGTTCCCTGATGGATGGTTTTATCAAGCACAGGGGCCAGAACTGGCTGGCTGATGTAACCTATGTGGATAACATGGGTAAGGTAACCAAGCAGCAGATCGTAGATTTCGCCAATAAATATTTTAATGATAACTACGTACTGTTGTACAAGCGTAAAGGTGAAGACAAGAATATTGAAAAGGTAGAAAAGCCAACGATCACGCCTGTAGCAATTAACCGCAATGATCAATCTGCTTTCCTGAAAAAAGTAGATGCTATTCCGGCTACACCAGTACAACCACAGTGGCTGGATTTTGACAAGGATATTCAGAAAGGTAAGGCTGGTCAGGCAGACGTACTGTATGTGCAGAACAAAGACAATGGTCTGTTCCGTCTGTACTATCGTTTTGACATGGGTAGCTGGAACAATAAACTGTTCCCACTGGCTGCACAGTACCTGCAATTCCTGAGTACTGATAAATATACTTCGGAGCAGATCAGCAGGGAGTTCTACAACATCGCATGTAGCTTCACCGTAACTTCAGGCAATGAAAACTCTGTGATTGCTATCTCTGGTTTGCAGGAGAATTTTGATAAGGCTGTTGCCCTGTTCGAGCATCTGTTGACACATTGCCAGGTAAATGAAGAAGCACTGGCAGCACTGAAGGGTCGTATTGGTAAATCACGTACGGATAGCAAACTGAATAAAGGCAATATTATGAAAGGCCTGGCTAATTATGCAATGTATGGTGCCAGGAATCCTTTTAACAATGCGCTGAGCCAGGCTGACCTGGATGGTGTAACCGCCAGCCAGTTGACAGACATGTTGCACTCCATGGGTAACTTCAAGCACACAGTTATCTATTATGGTCCTCAGTCCATGAATGAAATGATTGCTGCTGTACAGAAAGAGCACGTGATTCCTGCTTCGTGGAAGGAAACACCTCCTCAGCAGAAATTTGATAAAATAGATCAGACTAAAAACAAGGTGCTGTTTGTAAACTATGATATGGTACAGACAGAAGTAAACTGGGTAAGGAATGATGAGGTATATAATCCTGACAAAACAGCGCTGGTAAGCATGTTCAATGGATACTTTGGTGGTGGTATGGGATCTATCGTATTCCAGACTATCCGTGAATCCAAAGCACTGGCTTATTCTACTTATGCTTTCTATTCAACACCTGATAAGAAAGGCGCACGCTATTCTACAGTTGCTTACGTAGGTAGCCAGGCAGATAAGATGAATGATGCGATCAACGGCATGAATGAATTGCTGAATGATATTCCTCGTTCTGACAAGTTGTTTGAAACAGCAAGACAGAGCCTGAAACAGGATA
This Chitinophaga sancti DNA region includes the following protein-coding sequences:
- a CDS encoding M16 family metallopeptidase, producing MLLASCIIQLVIAQQKYEWKEAKSGGYTYKYIANDPMQARFYTLKNGLTVILSVNKKDPRIQTLIGTRAGSNNDPHDHTGLAHYLEHLLFKGTEQFGSLDWAKEKPYLDKIEGLYDTYNHTTDAIARKTIYHQIDSVSGLAAKYAIANEYDKMMTGMGAQGTNAHTWVEETIYEEDIPSNAIDKYLAVQSERFKDPVFRLFHTELEAVYEEKNRGLDNDSRKSYELMLSSLFPTHNYGQQSTIGTVEHLKNPSLKAIRQFYNSYYVPNNMAIVMAGDFNPDYVIRKIDEDFAYMKSKPVPEYKAPVEAPIKAPIVKEVVGPDAENVMIAYRMPGALDTKSSVLLGVISEIMNNGKAGLLDLNVNKAQKVLSASAGVMGWKDYAVFQLSGKPKQGQTLDQVKDLLLGQLEILKKGQFDETLVKAIVNNAKLSELQGLENNNNRASSLMDGFIKHRGQNWLADVTYVDNMGKVTKQQIVDFANKYFNDNYVLLYKRKGEDKNIEKVEKPTITPVAINRNDQSAFLKKVDAIPATPVQPQWLDFDKDIQKGKAGQADVLYVQNKDNGLFRLYYRFDMGSWNNKLFPLAAQYLQFLSTDKYTSEQISREFYNIACSFTVTSGNENSVIAISGLQENFDKAVALFEHLLTHCQVNEEALAALKGRIGKSRTDSKLNKGNIMKGLANYAMYGARNPFNNALSQADLDGVTASQLTDMLHSMGNFKHTVIYYGPQSMNEMIAAVQKEHVIPASWKETPPQQKFDKIDQTKNKVLFVNYDMVQTEVNWVRNDEVYNPDKTALVSMFNGYFGGGMGSIVFQTIRESKALAYSTYAFYSTPDKKGARYSTVAYVGSQADKMNDAINGMNELLNDIPRSDKLFETARQSLKQDIETERITQDGIIFTYLADQKLGLQEDNRKKVYEKIDKITFDDVKKFHDDELANKPYTYCVVASDKRVNLDDLKKFGDVKVLTLEEVFGY
- a CDS encoding outer membrane beta-barrel protein, producing MKCKVLRCLILLLFICAGVHAQTADTIQVKGLIIVQGKDAKGKRIFKVYNDTAYARTQLKRNLQTRWFVLDLGYNNYIDRSDYNGAAAYALYGSPSDIYFDELNKSYTYSAAGLNTLAPRTGSSPLTPSEFKLIAGKSVNVNIWLFQQRLNIYRHKLNLIYSLGVEMNNYRFARNITYVPGYPTTIMRDTVSFSKNKLFVEYLSVPVMLNYNSNPTRPSRAFKMSMGVMGGYLVKARTKQISKERGKVKKVDDFNLNKWRLSITGDVGYGPVKLYGNFALTPLHDYGLEQYPFSVGLRFNGF
- the kbl gene encoding glycine C-acetyltransferase, translated to MNEKFIARLQEELNEIQTAGLFKNERIITSEQGAEIQVGGNIVLNFCANNYLGLSSNPRVVQAAKDAIDTHGYGMSSVRFICGTQDIHRELEQKLAQFLGTEETILYVAAFDANGGVFEPLFNEQDAIISDALNHASIIDGVRLCKAQRYRYEHNNMADLEAKLQETAGLRSRIIVTDGSFSMDGTIAQLDKICDLADKYDAIVMIDESHSSGFLGKTGRGTHEYRNVMGRIDIITGTLGKALGGASGGFTSGKKEIIDMLRQRSRPYLFSNSVAPSIVGASIAVLDMLSSTTELRDKLEYNTKYFRTKMTEAGFDIRPGDHPIVPVMLYDAVLSQQFAEKLLKEGIYVIGFFFPVVAKGQARIRVQLSAAHEQAHLDKAIAAFTKVGKELGVIK
- a CDS encoding tetratricopeptide repeat protein; protein product: MRKNNLTYHLLLTGMFLCICSYSFAQNGNKYIRKGNELYEKKQYTDAEANYKKALDVNQASVEGRYNLGNSMYEQKRYDDARAQYLNSFKMAPNKAQKADASYNIGNTFMEGKKWEESIKAYKEALKMNPSDEQARYNLAYAQAMLKKQNQGGGDNKNNKDQQNKDKKQDKKDQNKDNKDSQDKKEQNKDQQNKDNKDQQNKDKKDQNKDQNKDQQDEKPQPQPSKLDKQEAERYLQALGQEEKKLQDKMKKAKGQIVPVDKDW
- a CDS encoding VWA domain-containing protein translates to MMLRFQHSEYLWALALLLVLQLAFISISWWKRSSIRKLGDPVLVEKLFTGYSRRRFAFRFLLIFLAFFFGVLGLANIQKGSRMEKITRKGVDVVIALDVSKSMLAGDVKPDRLTRAKQLISKLVDKLDNDRVGLVVFAGNAYLQMPLTIDYSAAKMYLSTVSPDMIPTQGTAIGQAIQVSDDAFNKKERKHKSLIIISDGEDHDEAAVSKANAAFDAGVVINTIGIGSTTGSPLPDPETGTYKKDKDGNTVISKLNEEELKRIAAAGKGIYEHLDNNTEEVVNSLIHRIDSMEQKEFGENIFTDYNSYFQYFLVISLILLVAEFFIPEIKRSTRANVVTATEKP
- a CDS encoding RNA polymerase sigma factor; this encodes MTEKEYNKCVDLYADNLFRFIVKNLDHTEDAKDVVQNAFEILWKHCIDVPFEKAKSYLFTVAYHNMIDHVRKIKRITLVDEFKEETRISGQKVNDARKVLEKALDKLTDVQRSLILLKDYEGYSYEEIGEIMQLNPSQVKVYLHRARLHLKQYLGKIENVI
- a CDS encoding penicillin-binding transpeptidase domain-containing protein, translating into MMKQTAWLLLLMAILVNACAPNNVHIQKEWEKYFTDNKVEGTFMLFDNGQGSFKVYNIDRAKERFLPASTFKIFNTLVGLETGAIKDTATVIPWNGVRHEGADSVWDRDLSLQQAFHLSAVPYFQEVARRITQPVMQHWLDTVKYGNMKISRIDTFWLDNSLRISPDEELGFVKKLYFDELPFHKLTMQWTRAVMLMEKTPKYELSYKTGWGQEGKKQIGWMVGWIEENGHPAFFTLNLETDNSNIDMEKVRMNITKSILQDAGYMEGHK
- the ispG gene encoding (E)-4-hydroxy-3-methylbut-2-enyl-diphosphate synthase, whose translation is MQLYCNSLTEYKRLATLEVKVGDLLIGNFNPVRIQTMTTTDTMNTLATVEQAIRCIEAGSELVRITAPSKKEAENLLPIKNELRKRGYHTPLVADIHFTPNAAEVAARIVEKVRINPGNFVDKKKFETINYTDSEYMAETDRIRKQFTPLVNICKEYGTAMRIGTNHGSLSDRIMSRYGDTPMGMVESAMEFLRIAEDLSYRNIILSMKASNPQVMVQAYRLLIQTMQDELGHCYPLHLGVTEAGDGEDGRIKSAVGIGTLLEDGIGDTIRVSLTEDPEFELPVCRDLIKRYANRQQHAPIPPVEQVPYSPFNYKRRESVAFNNVGGKQVPVVVADLSAVNNITPENLKGIGYNYDADTDKWNIADAAADYLFCHEVLSFALPGTLKVIVPNTLWETAEDKEKYMPLFSAEEFLQAKNTSAILNFVDINTGVEMTEELLLQLNNGKPVVLCLHSSNQHAMPEIRRAFMTLIQQNVQLPVILRCLAAEQTNDEHLIHYATETGALLLDGFGDGLWLEKTDTADDTVDRTLLNNVAFGILQATRTRISKTEYISCPSCGRTLFDLQETTARIRAVTNHLKGVKIAIMGCIVNGPGEMADADFGYVGSGVGKITLYKGKEVVKRGLNSDVAVDELINLIRENGMWVDTNN